In Mastomys coucha isolate ucsf_1 unplaced genomic scaffold, UCSF_Mcou_1 pScaffold5, whole genome shotgun sequence, one genomic interval encodes:
- the Pitpna gene encoding phosphatidylinositol transfer protein alpha isoform: MLAPEGALNIHEKAWNAYPYCRTVITNEYMKEDFLIKIETWHKPDLGTQENVHKLEPEAWKHVEAIYIDIADRSQVLSKDYKAEEDPAKFKSIKTGRGPLGPNWKQELVNQKDCPYMCAYKLVTVKFKWWGLQNKVENFIHKQEKRLFTNFHRQLFCWLDKWVDLTMDDIRRMEEETKRQLDEMRQKDPVKGMTADD; the protein is encoded by the exons ATGCTGGCCCCAGAAGGCGCCCTGAATATACACGAGAAAGCCTGGAATGCCTACCCTTACTGCAGAACCG TTATTACA AATGAGTACATGAAAGAAGACTTTCTGATTAAAATTGAAACCTGGCATAAGCCAGACCTTGGCACGCAGGAGAAC GTGCATAAACTGGAGCCTGAGGCATGGAAACATGTGGAAGCTATATATATAGACATTGCTGATCGAAGCCAAGTACTTAGCAAG GATTACAAGGCAGAGGAAGACCCAGCAAAATTTAAGTCTATCAAAACAGGACGAGGACCATTGGGCCCAAATTGGAAG CAAGAACTTGTCAATCAGAAAGACTGcccatatatgtgtgcatacaaacTGGTTACTGTCAAGTTCAAGTGGTGGGGCTTGCAGAACAAAGTGGAAAACTTTATACATAAG CAAGAGAAGCGTCTGTTTACAAACTTTCACAGGCAGCTGTTCTGTTGGCTCGATAAATGGGTTGATCTGACTATGGATGACATTCGGAGGATGGAAGAAGAGACGAAGAGACAGCTGGATGAG ATGAGACAAAAGGACCCAGTGAAAGGAATGACAGCGGATGACTAG